The following proteins are encoded in a genomic region of Mycolicibacterium rutilum:
- a CDS encoding GAF domain-containing protein → MAEVYRAPMRSRRDDIDPQGAIDRALEHGLVGFGDAETGERLARRISRFAAAPDGSFVWTRDADGLYWLGRIDGPYLRDDDPAAVAVDLVHVRPCRWLASPMVESVTPAAVLATFGRGGRNFQQTHDPDVGPQTERLWADRTTQLPS, encoded by the coding sequence ATGGCCGAGGTGTACCGCGCTCCGATGCGGTCGCGGCGCGACGACATCGACCCGCAGGGCGCCATCGACCGCGCGCTGGAACATGGGCTGGTCGGTTTCGGTGACGCGGAGACCGGTGAGCGGTTGGCGCGGCGCATCTCGCGGTTCGCCGCGGCGCCGGACGGGTCGTTCGTGTGGACCCGCGACGCCGACGGACTGTACTGGCTGGGTCGCATCGACGGGCCGTATTTGCGTGACGATGATCCCGCCGCGGTCGCCGTCGACCTGGTGCATGTCCGGCCGTGCCGGTGGCTCGCGTCACCGATGGTCGAATCCGTCACGCCTGCAGCGGTTCTCGCGACGTTCGGCCGCGGTGGGCGCAACTTCCAGCAGACGCACGACCCGGACGTCGGCCCGCAGACCGAGCGGCTATGGGCCGACCGCACAACGCAATTGCCGAGCTGA
- a CDS encoding alpha/beta hydrolase: protein MHGRLLDPDCTLGLDPRSDPRMVKAFAPFGLDGRLPAIPLSVDAPLEERIAFATMSEKAMGAILAALGGDLPAVEGVTTTETTIPGPDGNDIPLFVSTPDDADGPLPAVVHLHGGGMAIGSAADIGYIRIRESLAATGLVVIGVEFRNSGGKLGPHPFPAGLNDCAAAVRWVAANRDELGVSHLIVSGESGGGNLTLTVAHKAKREGWLSEIAGFYAQCPYISNRWLDQCDDLPSLEENDEYFISRHQLALLGSIYNPDGSHADNPTCWAAVATDQDLEGLPPHVISVNELDPLRDEGLTYYRRLLRAGVPAVGRVVAGTCHGGDLLLGAHLPEVYAASIRDVSGFAKSLS from the coding sequence ATGCACGGACGCCTCCTCGATCCCGATTGCACACTGGGCCTCGATCCCCGGTCCGACCCGCGAATGGTCAAGGCGTTCGCGCCTTTCGGGCTCGACGGCCGGCTACCCGCCATCCCACTGAGCGTCGACGCCCCGCTCGAGGAACGCATCGCGTTCGCCACCATGAGCGAGAAGGCGATGGGCGCGATCCTCGCCGCGCTCGGGGGTGACCTTCCCGCCGTCGAGGGCGTCACCACGACCGAGACGACGATTCCCGGCCCCGACGGCAACGACATCCCGCTGTTCGTCAGCACGCCCGACGACGCCGACGGCCCGCTGCCCGCGGTCGTCCACCTGCACGGCGGCGGGATGGCGATCGGCAGCGCCGCCGACATCGGCTACATCCGGATCCGCGAGAGCCTCGCCGCCACCGGACTGGTCGTGATCGGCGTGGAATTCCGCAACTCCGGGGGCAAGCTCGGGCCGCACCCGTTTCCCGCCGGCCTCAACGACTGTGCCGCCGCGGTGCGCTGGGTCGCCGCCAACCGCGACGAGCTCGGGGTGTCGCACCTGATCGTGTCCGGCGAGTCCGGCGGCGGCAACCTCACGCTCACGGTCGCGCACAAGGCCAAACGCGAGGGCTGGCTGTCCGAGATCGCCGGGTTCTACGCACAGTGTCCGTACATCTCGAACCGATGGCTCGACCAGTGCGACGACCTTCCCTCGCTCGAGGAGAACGACGAGTACTTCATCAGCCGTCACCAGCTCGCGCTGCTCGGGTCGATCTACAACCCCGACGGCTCGCACGCCGACAACCCCACCTGCTGGGCGGCCGTCGCCACCGACCAGGACCTCGAAGGGCTTCCGCCGCATGTGATCTCGGTCAACGAACTCGACCCGCTGCGCGACGAGGGGCTGACCTACTATCGCCGCCTGCTGCGCGCCGGTGTCCCCGCGGTCGGGCGGGTGGTCGCGGGCACCTGCCACGGCGGCGACCTTCTGCTGGGCGCACACCTGCCCGAGGTGTACGCGGCGAGCATCCGCGACGTCAGCGGGTTCGCGAAGTCGCTGAGTTAG
- a CDS encoding demethylmenaquinone methyltransferase: MSRASLEKDPHEVASMFDAVARRYDLTNTVLSLGQDRFWRRATRSALRIGPGDKVLDLAAGTAVSTVELATSGAWCVAADFSVGMLAAGAQRSVPKVAGDATRLPFDDGVFDAVTISFGLRNVVDHTAGLREMARVTRPGGRLVVCEFSTPTNGLFATAYKEYLMKALPRMASAVSSNPDAYIYLAESIRAWPDQAQLARQITDAGWSAVRWRNLTGGIVALHAATKPRH, translated from the coding sequence ATGAGCCGCGCATCGCTGGAGAAGGACCCCCACGAGGTCGCGTCCATGTTCGACGCGGTGGCGCGGCGCTACGACCTGACCAACACCGTGCTCTCGCTCGGCCAGGACCGGTTCTGGCGACGGGCGACCCGCTCGGCGCTGCGGATCGGCCCCGGCGACAAGGTGCTCGACCTGGCGGCGGGCACCGCGGTGTCGACCGTCGAACTGGCGACCTCGGGCGCCTGGTGCGTGGCCGCCGACTTCTCGGTCGGCATGCTCGCCGCAGGCGCGCAGCGCTCCGTGCCCAAGGTCGCCGGCGACGCGACGCGACTGCCGTTCGACGACGGCGTGTTCGACGCGGTCACCATCAGCTTCGGCCTCCGCAATGTCGTCGACCACACCGCGGGGCTGCGCGAGATGGCGCGCGTCACCCGCCCCGGCGGCCGGCTCGTGGTCTGCGAGTTCTCCACCCCGACGAACGGACTGTTCGCCACTGCGTACAAGGAGTACCTGATGAAGGCGCTGCCGCGGATGGCCAGCGCGGTGTCGTCGAACCCGGACGCCTACATCTACCTCGCCGAATCCATCCGCGCCTGGCCCGACCAGGCGCAACTGGCCCGCCAGATCACCGACGCCGGCTGGTCGGCGGTGCGCTGGCGCAACCTCACCGGCGGGATCGTCGCACTGCACGCCGCCACCAAACCGCGTCACTGA
- a CDS encoding SDR family oxidoreductase, with translation MSEKFWFITGTSRGFGREWTIAALERGDKVAATARDVSTLDDLAAKYGSALLPIALDVTDRDADFAAVKQAHDHFGRLDIVVNNAGYGHFGFIEELTEQEARAQIETNVFGALWVTQAALPYLRAQRSGHIIQVSSIGGISAFQNVGIYNASKWALEGFSQALAQEIAPFGVHVTLIEPGGFATDWAGPSSRRSTPLPDYREVHEAADRARSQRVAKPGDPQASARAILKVVDAENPPLRVFFGELPLQIAKADYESRLKTWEEWQPVAVEAQG, from the coding sequence ATGAGCGAAAAATTTTGGTTCATCACCGGGACATCGCGAGGCTTCGGACGCGAGTGGACGATCGCGGCACTGGAACGCGGCGACAAAGTGGCGGCAACGGCGCGCGACGTGTCGACCCTCGACGACCTGGCCGCCAAGTACGGCTCGGCGCTGCTGCCGATCGCGCTGGACGTGACCGACCGCGACGCGGACTTCGCCGCGGTCAAGCAGGCGCACGACCATTTCGGGCGGCTCGACATCGTCGTCAACAACGCGGGCTACGGACACTTCGGGTTCATCGAGGAGCTCACCGAGCAGGAGGCGCGCGCCCAGATCGAGACGAACGTGTTCGGCGCGCTGTGGGTGACGCAGGCGGCGCTGCCGTATCTGCGGGCGCAGCGCAGCGGGCACATCATCCAGGTGTCGTCGATCGGCGGCATCTCCGCGTTTCAGAACGTCGGCATCTATAACGCGTCGAAGTGGGCGCTCGAAGGGTTCTCGCAGGCGCTGGCGCAGGAGATCGCGCCGTTCGGTGTGCATGTGACGCTGATCGAGCCGGGCGGGTTCGCCACCGACTGGGCGGGACCGTCGTCGCGTCGCTCGACGCCGCTGCCGGACTACCGCGAAGTGCACGAGGCGGCCGACCGCGCCCGCAGCCAGCGAGTGGCCAAGCCGGGTGATCCGCAGGCCTCGGCGCGGGCGATACTCAAGGTCGTCGACGCCGAAAATCCGCCGCTGCGAGTGTTTTTCGGCGAGTTGCCGCTGCAGATCGCCAAGGCGGACTATGAGAGCCGGCTCAAGACGTGGGAGGAATGGCAGCCGGTCGCGGTCGAGGCGCAGGGCTGA
- the ltrA gene encoding group II intron reverse transcriptase/maturase: MSTLKSSAKPFEVSKWEIWRAYEKVKANKGAPGVDGVDLQAFEADLKSNLYKIWNRMASGSYFPPPVKAVEIPKPHGGGTRVLGVPTVADRIAQTVVAIRLEEQVEPILHPDSYGYRPNRSALDAVGACRQRCWSYDWVIDLDVAKFFDSVPWDLVIKAVAAHTDQSWVLLYVKRWLAAPLQQPDGTLHQRDRGTPQGSAVSPVLANLFLHYAFDMWMRREFPSVPFERYADDAVVHCTSERQAHQVQAAIATRLESVGLRLHPDKTRIVYCQDANRRGSAEHTSFTFLGYMFRARGARNRNGVVFTSFLPAVSPDALKKMGQVLRRWKLHRRTDLSFVELARMINPVVRGWMRYYGAFYSTALNPFLGRINAYLLRWIRKKYRRYRGYRKASKAWARAVAHYPRLFAHWSQVTAPLKIKMMGAG, encoded by the coding sequence ATGAGCACGCTGAAATCATCAGCGAAACCGTTCGAAGTTTCGAAGTGGGAAATCTGGAGGGCCTACGAGAAGGTCAAGGCGAACAAGGGTGCACCGGGAGTCGATGGTGTGGATCTGCAGGCATTCGAGGCTGATCTAAAGAGCAACCTCTACAAGATCTGGAATCGGATGGCCTCGGGGTCCTACTTTCCCCCACCGGTGAAGGCGGTGGAGATCCCCAAGCCACATGGCGGCGGGACCAGGGTGCTAGGAGTGCCCACGGTCGCGGACAGGATCGCCCAGACGGTGGTGGCCATACGGCTGGAAGAGCAGGTCGAACCGATCCTTCATCCAGACTCCTACGGCTATCGACCGAACCGGTCGGCCCTCGACGCGGTTGGGGCCTGTCGGCAACGCTGTTGGAGCTACGACTGGGTCATCGATCTGGACGTGGCGAAGTTCTTCGACAGTGTGCCCTGGGATCTGGTCATCAAAGCAGTGGCCGCACACACCGACCAATCATGGGTGCTGCTGTATGTGAAGCGGTGGCTTGCCGCACCACTGCAGCAGCCCGATGGCACCCTGCACCAGCGAGATCGTGGCACCCCGCAAGGGTCGGCGGTTTCCCCGGTGTTGGCGAACCTGTTTCTGCACTACGCGTTCGATATGTGGATGCGTCGGGAATTTCCGTCGGTCCCGTTCGAGCGGTATGCCGATGACGCGGTCGTGCACTGCACCAGTGAGCGGCAAGCTCACCAGGTGCAGGCGGCGATCGCAACCAGGCTGGAATCTGTCGGGCTGCGCCTGCATCCGGACAAGACCCGGATCGTGTACTGCCAGGACGCCAACCGGCGCGGCTCTGCTGAGCACACGTCGTTTACGTTTCTGGGTTACATGTTTCGCGCTCGCGGGGCACGCAATCGAAACGGAGTGGTATTCACCTCGTTTCTTCCTGCGGTCAGCCCCGACGCCTTGAAGAAGATGGGGCAGGTGCTGCGCCGATGGAAGTTGCACCGTCGCACCGATCTGTCCTTCGTTGAGTTGGCTCGGATGATCAATCCGGTCGTCCGGGGGTGGATGCGCTACTACGGAGCCTTTTACTCCACAGCGCTAAACCCCTTCCTTGGGCGCATCAACGCCTACCTGCTGCGCTGGATCCGCAAGAAATATCGACGTTACCGCGGCTACCGGAAGGCCAGTAAAGCCTGGGCCCGTGCTGTTGCACACTATCCTCGGCTGTTCGCCCACTGGAGCCAGGTCACGGCCCCGCTGAAGATCAAGATGATGGGAGCCGGGTGA
- a CDS encoding HNH endonuclease signature motif containing protein, translating into MERGAACAVAAVPPEAHRRLTEAELLAPRQSVTGPALAPQLAATAVAQAHGLINPEHVEIIRKSVAKLPSFVDTATRETFEVDLVGMAVKAGPKELTDTAELMLYLIDQDGPEPTDTDRARKRAVTKSKQGADGMVELRARLTPEAWAGLEVLFAKYAAPGMCNPDDPEPCTSGTPTQAQIDNDHRSLAQRQHDALIALTRIALMSGELGQLNGLPVSIIIRTTLQELESRAGVATTGGGTRMPLPDVIRLAGHANHYLAVFDRATGSALDLYRSKRVASPAQRIMLISRDGGCTKPSCPVGAYGSQVHHVSTDWAQGGNTNIDELGLACRPHNCSVDDDSGWTTHMTHTHNVEWHPPPGLDTGQNRINYYHRVCHERGSEARCR; encoded by the coding sequence CTGGAAAGAGGTGCTGCGTGTGCGGTGGCGGCTGTTCCGCCCGAAGCGCACCGCCGCCTGACCGAAGCCGAACTGCTCGCCCCGCGCCAGTCGGTGACGGGGCCGGCGTTGGCGCCGCAGTTGGCGGCCACCGCGGTGGCCCAGGCGCACGGGTTGATCAACCCTGAGCATGTCGAGATCATCCGCAAATCGGTGGCCAAACTACCCAGCTTCGTCGACACCGCCACCCGCGAGACATTCGAAGTCGACCTCGTCGGCATGGCCGTCAAAGCCGGACCCAAAGAACTCACCGACACCGCTGAACTGATGCTCTACCTCATCGACCAAGACGGCCCTGAGCCCACCGACACCGACCGCGCCCGCAAACGCGCCGTCACCAAGTCCAAACAAGGCGCCGACGGGATGGTCGAACTGCGCGCGCGGCTGACGCCCGAAGCGTGGGCTGGGCTCGAGGTGCTGTTCGCCAAATACGCCGCCCCCGGGATGTGCAATCCCGATGACCCCGAACCGTGCACCTCGGGCACCCCCACCCAAGCCCAGATCGACAACGACCACCGCAGCCTGGCGCAACGCCAACACGACGCCCTGATCGCCCTGACCCGCATCGCCTTGATGAGCGGCGAGCTCGGTCAGCTCAACGGGCTACCGGTGTCGATCATCATCCGCACCACCTTGCAAGAGTTGGAGTCACGCGCCGGGGTCGCCACCACCGGCGGCGGCACCCGCATGCCGCTGCCCGACGTCATCCGCCTGGCCGGCCACGCCAACCACTACCTGGCCGTGTTCGACCGCGCCACCGGCTCCGCGCTGGATCTGTACCGGTCCAAACGGGTGGCTTCTCCAGCCCAGCGGATCATGCTCATCAGCCGCGACGGCGGCTGCACCAAACCCAGCTGCCCCGTCGGCGCCTACGGATCCCAGGTCCACCACGTCAGCACCGACTGGGCCCAAGGCGGCAACACCAACATCGACGAACTCGGCCTGGCCTGCAGACCCCACAACTGCAGCGTCGACGACGACAGCGGCTGGACCACCCACATGACCCACACACACAACGTCGAATGGCACCCCCCACCCGGCCTCGACACCGGCCAAAACCGCATCAACTACTACCACCGCGTGTGCCACGAACGAGGATCGGAGGCTCGATGTAGGTAG
- a CDS encoding glycosyltransferase family 4 protein: protein MRVAIVAESFLPNVNGVTNSVLRVIEHLRRTGHEALVIAPDTPRGEPAADRLHDGVRVHRVPSRMFPKVTSLPLGVPRPRMLGVLRGFDPDVVHLASPALLGYGGLHAARHLGVPTVAVFQTDVAGFAESYGVGCTARAAWAWTRHLHSRADRTLAPSTAAIENLEAHRIPRVYKWARGVDVTGFAPSARNDDLRGRWSPDGKPVVGFVGRLAPEKHVERLAALAHRDDLQLVVVGDGVDRAKLESVLPSAVFTGALYGDDLAAAYASMDVFVHPGEHETFCQAVQEAMASGLPVIAPNAGGPRDLVAPYRTGLLLEVDAFEARLPESVDHLIAERQRYSVAARRSVLTRTWPAICDELLGHYDEVLASGVRARSRRAESA, encoded by the coding sequence GTGCGCGTTGCAATCGTCGCAGAATCGTTCCTCCCGAATGTCAACGGCGTCACCAACTCGGTGCTGCGGGTGATCGAGCATCTGCGCCGCACCGGACACGAAGCCCTCGTCATCGCCCCGGACACTCCGCGAGGGGAACCTGCCGCCGACCGCCTGCACGACGGTGTGCGGGTGCACCGGGTGCCGTCGCGGATGTTCCCGAAGGTCACCTCGTTGCCGCTCGGCGTGCCGAGGCCCCGGATGTTGGGCGTGCTGCGCGGATTCGATCCGGACGTGGTGCATCTGGCGTCGCCGGCGCTGCTGGGCTACGGCGGCTTGCACGCCGCGCGGCATCTCGGTGTGCCGACGGTCGCGGTATTTCAAACGGACGTCGCTGGTTTCGCCGAGAGTTACGGGGTCGGGTGCACCGCCCGCGCCGCCTGGGCGTGGACGCGGCACCTGCACAGCCGCGCCGACCGCACGCTGGCACCGTCGACGGCGGCCATCGAAAACCTTGAAGCGCACCGTATTCCGCGAGTGTACAAGTGGGCGCGCGGCGTCGACGTCACCGGCTTCGCCCCGTCGGCGCGAAACGACGACCTGCGCGGGCGGTGGTCCCCGGACGGCAAGCCGGTCGTGGGCTTCGTCGGCCGGCTGGCCCCCGAGAAGCATGTCGAGCGGCTGGCGGCGTTGGCACATCGTGACGACCTGCAGCTCGTTGTCGTCGGCGACGGTGTCGATCGCGCGAAGCTCGAAAGTGTCTTGCCGTCAGCGGTTTTCACCGGAGCTCTGTACGGCGACGACCTCGCCGCCGCGTACGCCAGCATGGACGTGTTCGTCCATCCCGGCGAGCACGAGACGTTCTGCCAGGCGGTGCAGGAGGCGATGGCGTCGGGCCTGCCGGTGATCGCGCCGAACGCCGGCGGGCCGCGCGATCTCGTCGCGCCCTACCGCACCGGACTGCTGCTCGAGGTCGATGCGTTCGAAGCCCGGCTCCCCGAGTCGGTCGACCATCTGATCGCCGAGCGCCAGCGGTACTCCGTCGCCGCCCGCCGCAGCGTGCTCACCCGCACCTGGCCGGCCATCTGCGACGAACTGCTCGGCCATTACGACGAGGTCCTTGCGTCGGGTGTGCGGGCACGCTCGCGCCGCGCCGAAAGTGCGTAG
- a CDS encoding DsbA family protein, with translation MRKSVAVLALALTVLLVAVGCTRQVGGAAQRDPAHPPVTVSEDGYGVVAGFDDAPVSIEIFTEPQCTHCADLQADFGDQLAYYIGVGQLSVTYRPLIFLDEERDGHSARVSNALFLAADGETTGTQFQRFVEELWANQDPGGRGPSDDEMADMARSAGMPESAVRRIAVGGSAVNIADMDAINFEYLYEIDNLNTGTPTVYNLTADKRLDIYDDDWLLKLVQS, from the coding sequence ATGCGCAAATCCGTCGCCGTGCTGGCGTTGGCGCTGACGGTGCTGCTCGTCGCGGTGGGGTGCACCCGACAGGTCGGCGGTGCCGCGCAGCGCGACCCGGCGCACCCGCCGGTGACGGTCAGCGAGGACGGCTACGGCGTGGTCGCCGGATTCGACGACGCACCGGTCAGTATCGAGATCTTCACCGAACCGCAGTGCACCCACTGCGCCGATCTGCAGGCCGACTTCGGCGACCAACTCGCCTACTACATCGGCGTCGGACAGTTGAGCGTCACGTACCGTCCGCTGATCTTTCTCGACGAGGAGCGCGACGGGCATTCGGCGCGGGTGAGCAACGCGCTGTTCCTGGCCGCCGACGGTGAGACGACGGGCACTCAGTTCCAGCGGTTCGTCGAAGAGCTCTGGGCCAACCAGGATCCCGGCGGTCGTGGACCCAGCGACGACGAGATGGCCGACATGGCCCGCTCCGCCGGTATGCCCGAGTCGGCCGTCCGCCGGATCGCCGTCGGCGGGTCAGCGGTGAACATCGCCGACATGGACGCCATCAACTTCGAGTACCTCTACGAGATCGACAACCTCAACACCGGCACGCCAACGGTTTACAACCTGACGGCCGACAAGCGGCTCGACATCTACGACGACGACTGGCTGCTCAAGCTGGTCCAGTCGTAG
- a CDS encoding DUF3592 domain-containing protein — protein MRGRWAKPVKWVRRFLPRLSADPNETRRQRIFRRIRVGIVVVACLVTLQSVLMILGAWRNDRQIERHMGVAAAEVLSAGPRRSTIEFVTPDRVTYRPELGVLYPSELETGMNIYVEYDVNNPDLVRVQHRNASLAIIPAGSTAVVGWLVAIAALFGVTAIERRVVRGEIVAREQEMATTGPA, from the coding sequence GTGAGGGGTCGCTGGGCGAAGCCGGTGAAGTGGGTGCGACGGTTCCTGCCGCGCCTGTCGGCGGATCCGAACGAGACTCGCCGCCAACGCATCTTCCGGCGGATCCGCGTCGGCATCGTGGTCGTGGCATGTCTGGTGACGCTGCAGTCGGTGCTGATGATTCTCGGGGCGTGGCGCAACGACCGCCAGATCGAGCGGCACATGGGGGTGGCCGCCGCCGAGGTGCTGTCGGCCGGTCCCCGGCGCTCGACGATCGAGTTCGTCACCCCCGACCGCGTGACCTACCGGCCGGAGCTGGGCGTGCTCTACCCGTCAGAGCTCGAGACGGGCATGAACATCTACGTCGAGTACGACGTCAACAACCCGGATCTCGTTCGCGTGCAACACCGTAACGCGTCGCTGGCGATCATCCCGGCCGGCTCGACCGCGGTGGTCGGCTGGCTGGTCGCGATCGCCGCGCTGTTCGGCGTGACCGCGATCGAGCGCCGCGTCGTGCGGGGTGAGATCGTCGCGCGTGAGCAGGAAATGGCTACGACTGGACCAGCTTGA
- the menD gene encoding 2-succinyl-5-enolpyruvyl-6-hydroxy-3-cyclohexene-1-carboxylic-acid synthase — MNPSTAQARVVVDELIRGGVRDVVLCPGSRNAPLAFALHDADRAGRLRLHVRIDERTAGYLAIGLAVAERAPVCIAMTSGTAVANLGPAVVEANYARVPLVVLSANRPYELLGTGANQTFEQLGYFGTQVRASISLGLAQETPEHLDALNAQWRSAVCRVLVAATGSRSANAGPVQFDIPLREPLVPGASEDTAGYAPDGRPGGQPWTITPPVTFDQALDIDLTPDTVVIAGHGAGEHPNLAALPTVAEPTAPPAANPLHPFALPLLRPKQVIMLGRPTLHRPVSALLADPSVPVYALTTGPRWPDVSGNSQATGTRAVTSGAPDPAWLQRCAEVHRHAVDAVRGQLAAHPLKTGLHVAAAVADAVRPGDQLVLGASNPVRDAALVGLGTRGLKVRSNRGVAGIDGTVSTAIGAALAHERAGGVDWEGPPARTIALLGDLTFVHDSSGLLIGPTEPTPRNLTIVVSNDNGGGIFELLEQGDPRFSDVSSRIFGTPHDVDVGALCRAYHVESRQLEVDDLVEALDEPYDGMRVLEVKADRSSLRALHASIKAAL; from the coding sequence GTGAACCCCTCGACCGCGCAGGCCCGCGTGGTCGTCGACGAACTGATTCGCGGCGGCGTGCGTGACGTCGTGCTGTGCCCGGGATCGCGCAACGCGCCGCTGGCGTTCGCCCTGCACGACGCCGACCGGGCCGGGCGGCTGCGGCTCCACGTCCGTATCGACGAACGCACCGCGGGCTATCTGGCCATCGGACTGGCGGTCGCCGAACGCGCACCGGTGTGCATCGCGATGACGTCGGGCACCGCGGTGGCCAACCTCGGGCCCGCGGTCGTCGAGGCCAACTACGCCCGTGTGCCGCTGGTGGTGCTCAGCGCCAACCGGCCCTACGAGCTGCTGGGTACCGGCGCCAACCAGACCTTCGAGCAGCTGGGGTACTTCGGCACCCAGGTGCGCGCATCGATCAGCCTCGGGCTGGCGCAGGAAACGCCCGAGCACCTCGACGCGCTCAACGCGCAGTGGCGTTCGGCGGTGTGCCGGGTTCTGGTGGCGGCCACCGGATCTCGCTCCGCCAACGCGGGCCCGGTGCAGTTCGATATCCCGCTGCGCGAGCCGCTGGTTCCCGGCGCCAGCGAGGACACCGCCGGCTACGCGCCGGACGGACGCCCCGGCGGCCAGCCCTGGACGATCACGCCGCCGGTGACCTTCGACCAGGCGCTCGACATCGACCTGACCCCCGACACCGTGGTCATCGCTGGCCACGGCGCCGGCGAGCATCCGAACCTGGCGGCGCTGCCCACCGTCGCCGAGCCGACCGCGCCGCCCGCGGCCAACCCGCTGCACCCGTTCGCGCTGCCGCTGTTGCGCCCGAAGCAGGTCATCATGCTGGGCCGGCCCACGCTGCATCGCCCGGTGTCGGCGCTGCTGGCCGACCCGTCGGTGCCGGTGTATGCGCTGACGACGGGTCCGCGCTGGCCCGATGTGTCCGGCAACTCGCAGGCCACCGGCACCAGGGCGGTGACTTCCGGAGCGCCGGACCCGGCGTGGCTGCAGCGCTGCGCGGAGGTGCACCGACATGCGGTCGACGCGGTCCGCGGTCAGCTCGCCGCGCATCCGCTCAAGACGGGCCTGCACGTGGCCGCGGCGGTCGCCGACGCGGTGCGGCCGGGCGATCAACTGGTGCTCGGCGCGTCCAATCCGGTGCGTGACGCGGCGCTGGTCGGCCTGGGCACCCGGGGACTCAAGGTGCGCTCGAACCGCGGCGTGGCCGGCATCGACGGGACGGTGTCGACGGCGATCGGAGCGGCGCTGGCGCACGAACGGGCCGGCGGGGTGGATTGGGAAGGCCCACCGGCGCGCACGATCGCGCTGCTTGGCGACCTTACGTTCGTGCACGATAGCTCCGGGCTGCTGATCGGCCCGACCGAGCCGACGCCGCGCAACCTGACGATCGTGGTGTCCAACGACAACGGCGGCGGCATCTTCGAGCTGCTCGAACAGGGCGACCCGAGGTTCTCCGACGTGTCGTCGCGGATCTTCGGCACCCCGCACGACGTCGACGTCGGCGCGCTGTGCCGCGCCTACCACGTCGAGAGCCGCCAGCTCGAGGTCGATGATCTGGTCGAGGCGCTCGACGAGCCCTATGACGGGATGCGGGTGCTGGAGGTGAAGGCCGACCGGTCGTCGCTGCGGGCGTTGCACGCATCGATCAAGGCGGCCCTGTGA
- a CDS encoding alpha/beta fold hydrolase has protein sequence MNLAYDDRGRGPSVLFIAGRGGAGRTWHLHQVPEFQRAGYRCITFDNRGVGATEKATGFTAETMVADTAALIEKLDAAPVYLVGVSMGSFIAQELMVSRPELVERAVLMATRGRADRTREFFRNAEWELAESGVKLPPNYDAKIRLLESFSPKTLNDDAKVRDWIDMFTMWPSKPTPGMRTQIGIGPQGNRLPAYRSITAPTLVIGFSDDVVLPPHLGREVADAIPRGRYLEIPDTGHLGFIERPDLVNKAVLDFFADRL, from the coding sequence GTGAATTTGGCCTACGACGACCGCGGTCGCGGTCCATCAGTCCTGTTCATCGCCGGTCGCGGGGGAGCGGGCCGGACCTGGCACCTGCACCAGGTGCCCGAGTTCCAGCGCGCCGGGTACCGCTGCATCACATTCGACAACCGCGGGGTCGGCGCGACCGAGAAGGCCACCGGCTTCACCGCCGAGACGATGGTGGCCGACACGGCCGCCCTGATCGAGAAGCTCGACGCCGCGCCGGTGTACCTCGTCGGGGTGTCGATGGGCTCGTTCATCGCCCAGGAGCTCATGGTGTCGCGGCCCGAACTCGTCGAACGCGCGGTGCTGATGGCGACGCGCGGCCGCGCCGACCGCACCCGCGAGTTCTTCCGCAACGCCGAGTGGGAGCTCGCCGAATCCGGGGTCAAGCTGCCGCCGAACTACGACGCGAAAATCCGTCTGCTCGAGAGCTTTTCACCCAAGACGCTGAACGACGACGCCAAGGTGCGGGACTGGATCGACATGTTCACCATGTGGCCGTCCAAGCCGACGCCGGGGATGCGCACGCAGATCGGCATCGGCCCGCAGGGCAACCGGCTGCCCGCTTACCGAAGTATTACGGCGCCGACGTTGGTGATCGGGTTCTCCGACGACGTCGTGCTGCCGCCGCACCTGGGCCGCGAGGTCGCCGACGCCATCCCGCGCGGCCGCTACCTGGAGATTCCCGACACCGGTCACCTCGGCTTCATCGAGCGGCCCGACCTGGTGAACAAAGCGGTGCTCGATTTCTTCGCCGATAGGCTGTAG